Proteins from a single region of Catenulispora acidiphila DSM 44928:
- a CDS encoding phosphopantetheine-binding protein: MDAALMATAREIVRENLDYPALLDQITDEEDLVNAGVNSGEIIRVALGCERRLDRPLSDVELSRITSVRSVADLLMQMRQSQDADARVAAAAGPQPSRETEA, translated from the coding sequence ATGGATGCGGCTTTGATGGCGACGGCACGCGAGATCGTGCGTGAGAACCTGGACTATCCGGCGCTGCTCGACCAGATCACCGACGAGGAGGACCTGGTCAACGCCGGGGTCAACTCCGGGGAGATCATCCGGGTCGCGCTCGGCTGCGAGCGGCGGTTGGACCGGCCGCTCAGCGATGTCGAGCTGAGCCGGATCACGTCGGTGCGCTCCGTCGCCGATCTGTTGATGCAGATGCGGCAGTCGCAGGATGCTGACGCGCGCGTCGCGGCGGCAGCCGGTCCGCAGCCGTCACGGGAAACAGAGGCCTGA
- a CDS encoding transglutaminase domain-containing protein: MTPAGPARLDRSGALESSEQIDGSEQIERFERVPAEFARYAVDLDAAARLLGLDPRRTAEVARDALPHETDPERGPLFDYVDVMNLALFAGTSRDSIPELALRFLLRFASGPRPSWYEPRHWLVRVRAPRSEEAAMQLLGPDLAAPGVQEVDPRDLPIATTTVEPPGYEVAVRLTGAEATVGDPQVRAIYDDMLEALLSGTVIYQSVSEELRMLHERAWGLGMADCVVVSRLLAQRLRDAGFQARARRGYLLGLVGSDHSWCEYFEDGRWKTLDLVFAFLAGGAGHRRIEASPEFAAACRGGRFNRLLPCDAEEASALILAGDEPAPPWALAGVSAHPWES; encoded by the coding sequence GTGACGCCGGCGGGTCCGGCGCGGCTGGACCGGTCCGGAGCGCTCGAGAGCTCTGAGCAGATCGACGGCTCCGAGCAGATCGAGCGGTTCGAGCGCGTCCCGGCCGAGTTCGCCCGCTACGCCGTCGATCTGGACGCGGCGGCGCGGCTGCTCGGGCTGGACCCGCGGCGCACCGCCGAGGTGGCGCGGGACGCGCTGCCGCACGAGACCGACCCCGAGCGCGGCCCGTTGTTCGACTACGTGGACGTGATGAACCTGGCGCTGTTCGCGGGCACCTCGCGCGACAGCATCCCCGAACTCGCGCTGCGCTTCCTGCTGCGTTTCGCCTCCGGTCCGCGGCCGAGCTGGTACGAGCCGCGCCACTGGCTGGTGCGGGTGCGCGCGCCGCGGTCGGAGGAGGCAGCGATGCAGCTGCTCGGTCCCGATCTGGCCGCGCCCGGCGTGCAGGAAGTCGATCCGCGGGATCTGCCCATCGCCACGACGACCGTCGAGCCGCCCGGATACGAAGTCGCCGTGCGCTTGACCGGCGCCGAGGCGACGGTCGGCGATCCGCAGGTCCGGGCGATCTACGACGACATGCTCGAGGCTCTGCTGTCCGGCACGGTGATCTATCAGTCCGTCAGCGAAGAGCTGCGCATGCTGCACGAGCGCGCGTGGGGACTCGGCATGGCCGACTGCGTGGTGGTCAGCAGACTTCTGGCGCAGCGGCTGCGGGACGCGGGCTTCCAGGCGCGCGCCCGGCGCGGCTATCTGCTCGGTCTGGTCGGCAGCGACCACTCCTGGTGTGAGTACTTCGAGGACGGTCGCTGGAAGACGCTGGACCTGGTGTTCGCCTTCCTGGCTGGAGGTGCGGGGCACCGCCGGATCGAGGCGTCCCCGGAGTTCGCGGCGGCGTGCCGTGGCGGACGCTTCAACCGGCTGCTGCCCTGCGACGCGGAGGAAGCCAGTGCCCTGATTCTCGCCGGTGACGAGCCCGCTCCGCCGTGGGCGCTGGCCGGCGTGAGCGCGCACCCCTGGGAGTCCTGA